Proteins from one Dermacentor variabilis isolate Ectoservices chromosome 1, ASM5094787v1, whole genome shotgun sequence genomic window:
- the ZC3H3 gene encoding zinc finger CCCH domain-containing protein 3: protein MANRSSDREKKALQDEISYLSRLIARHQHTSKPRGGAQIRTSNRYTKVNAHEAQAQSNVGMPRNLARALNVGAPITTSVGSIGNICSRAMHHAPTTHRTPPQSTRRRSLSTVVHKSRYTLKKLHTGLASTEKPAFKPTTAFPKTVQSTAPVIGTSTPSLYGSSRRPSAGKYVYCRKNAVKGTGLHTACSVTLPTGSAGRTPRQLVSTYKLVRNKSKVATPVKSPSSNLTCIGARRIVKKYKVNNVNRSRAPLQRPLRSQYGNSTAVSTMKLSWPPSYSTTHYFHGQKRKSSGKPTSSAGSSQAHYIKIGNITYRASRNKLSRTFKRSLSCSPVSHKASPRHERVLAVRGSVYMMDAAGKMLRRISQPECNSEQTNGRTRIDVGGKTYIEWKPGVLSQTPSAETRTYLNRTVNRSIHRVRNVDSSRKLKRKSYCMFFNRFGRCNKGDKCAYIHDPEKVAVCTRFLRGTCKVSDCPFSHKIAPEKMPVCSFFLKGRCTNDPCPYRHVKVNSKAAVCKDFAVHGFCADGIKCKKQHILICPEYAANKKCPRGKKCYLSHRVRGTKRKHEENSSEGATKDCSMPVVPLKVLKQSASCAGPSSTMEDEQGSRKMAQAPHFIPLESSPHLATSSGIRKHLTGIRIRPNFLS from the exons ATGGCCAATAGAAGCTCGGACCGAGAGAAGAAAGCTTTACAGGACGAAATCTCGTATCTGTCAC GTTTGATTGCTCGCCATCAACACACGTCAAAACCACGTGGAGGTGCGCAAATAAGGACTTCTAACCGCTACACAAAAGTCAACGCACATGAAGCTCAGGCCCAGAGCAACGTCGGGATGCCAAGAAATCTTGCCAGAGCTCTGAACGTGGGCGCGCCGATTACTACCAGTGTCGGAAGCATCGGCAACATCTGTTCTCGCGCGATGCATCACGCGCCCACTACCCACAGGACCCCACCACAAAGCACCAGGAGGAGGTCTTTGTCAACAGTTGTGCACAAGAGTAGGTACACACTGAAGAAGCTTCATACTGGGCTCGCTTCCACTGAGAAGCCAGCGTTTAAACCCACTACAGCGTTTCCGAAAACAGTACAAAGTACCGCACCAGTTATTGGCACCAGCACACCGTCACTCTACGGGTCCTCTAGGCGACCTTCAGCCGGGAAATACGTGTATTGCAGGAAGAATGCAGTGAAGGGAACTGGACTGCATACTGCATGTTCGGTGACGCTACCAACTGGCTCTGCTGGGAGAACACCCAGACAACTTGTGTCGACCTACAAGCTTGTTCGGAACAAATCAAAAGTTGCTACACCAGTCAAGAGTCCAAGTTCAAACCTCACTTGTATTGGTGCCAGGCGCATTGTGAAAAAGTATAAGGTGAACAATGTAAATAGGTCAAGAGCTCCACTGCAGAGGCCACTTCGATCTCAGTACG GAAACTCTACAGCTGTATCTACAATGAAGCTGTCTTGGCCTCCGTCTTACTCAACCACCCATTACTTCCATGGTCAGAAAAGGAAAAGCTCTGG CAAACCTACTTCAAGTGCAGGCTCATCTCAAGCCCACTACATAAAGATAGGAAATATTACATACAGAGCTTCAAGAAACAAACTTTCTAGAACATTCAAGAGATCCCTCTCTTGTAGTCCTGTTTCTCACAAAG CCTCCCCACGTCATGAGCGAGTACTAGCAGTGCGAGGCTCTGTCTACATGATGGATGCAGCTGGGAAAATGCTTCGCCGCATCTCCCAGCCGGAATGCAATTCAGAGCAGACAAATGGCCGAACTCGAATTGACGTTGGTGGAAAGACCTATATTGAATGGAAACCAGGAGTGCTTTCTCAAACACCATCTGCAGAGACAAGAACTTACCTCAA tcgTACTGTTAACCGCAGCATTCACAGGGTACGGAATGTCGACAGCAGCCGGAAGCTAAAGCGGAAATCATATTGTATGTTCTTCAATCGATTTGGGCGCTGCAATAAGGGTGACAAATGCGCTTACATTCATGATCCTGAAAAAGTGGCTGTTTGCACAAG ATTTCTGCGTGGAACCTGCAAAGTGTCCGATTGCCCGTTTTCTCACAAGATTGCACCAGAGAAAATGCCAGTTTGTTCCTTCTTTTTGAAAGGGCGATGTACCAATGACCCTTGCCCATATCGACATGTCAAAGTCAACTCAAAGGCAGCAGTGTGCAAGGACTTCGCTGTTCATGGATTTTGTGCTGACGGAATCAAG TGCAAAAAGCAACACATCCTTATTTGTCCTGAGTATGCTGCCAACAAAAAGTGCCCAAGGGGAAAGAAGTGCTACTTGTCGCACCGTGTTCGGGGTACAAAGCGCAAGCACGAAGAAAACTCTTCAGAAGGTGCTACTAAGGACTGTAGCATGCCTGTTGTGCCATTGAAggtgctgaaacaaag TGCAAGCTGTGCTGGGCCTAGCAGCACTATGGAAGATGAGCAGGGAAGTCGGAAGATGGCGCAAGCTCCTCACTTCATACCACTTGAGTCTAGTCCCCATTTGGCCACATCTTCGGGTATTCGGAAGCACT TGACTGGCATTCGGATTCGGCCCAACTTCCTCTCATAA